The following are from one region of the Molothrus aeneus isolate 106 chromosome 7, BPBGC_Maene_1.0, whole genome shotgun sequence genome:
- the NEUROD1 gene encoding neurogenic differentiation factor 1 isoform X2 — protein sequence MTKSYSESGLMGEPQPQGPPSWTDECLSSQDEEHEVDKKEEDLEGLHAEAEEDSLRNGEEEDEEDDLDEEEEEEEEEEDDDQKPKRRGPKKKKMTKARMERFKLRRMKANARERNRMHGLNAALDNLRKVVPCYSKTQKLSKIETLRLAKNYIWALSEILRSGKSPDLVSFVQTLCKGLSQPTTNLVAGCLQLNPRTFLPEQSQEVPPHVAAAAAGAPFPAHPYPYQSPGLPSPPYGTMDSSHLFHLKPPHAYGAALEPFFESGLAEGASPAFDGPLSPPLSVNGNFSFKHEPAADFDKSYAFSMHYPAAAAAAAALAAAPAHAAIFPPAASRCEIPVDGLAPYEGHPHHERVLSAQLNAIFHD from the coding sequence ATGACCAAGTCGTACAGCGAGAGCGGGCTGATGGGCGAGCCCCAGCCGCAGGGCCCCCCGAGCTGGACGGACGAGTGCCTCAGCTCCCAGGACGAGGAGCACGAGGTggacaagaaggaggaggacCTGGAGGGTCTGCACGCCGAGGCCGAGGAGGACTCCCTGCGGAACggagaggaggaggacgaggaggacgACTTGGacgaagaggaggaggaagaggaggaggaggaagacgACGACCAGAAGCCCAAGAGGCGGGgccccaagaagaagaagatgacCAAGGCGCGCATGGAGCGCTTCAAGCTGCGGCGCATGAAGGCCAACGCCCGGGAGCGCAACCGCATGCACGGGCTGAACGcggccctggacaacctgcgcAAGGTGGTGCCCTGCTACTCCAAGACGCAGAAGCTCTCCAAGATCGAGACTCTGCGCCTGGCCAAGAACTACATCTGGGCGCTCTCTGAGATCCTCCGCTCGGGGAAGAGCCCGGACCTGGTGTCCTTTGTGCAGACCCTCTGCAAGGGCCTGTCACAGCCCACCACCAACTTGGTGGCCGGCTGCCTGCAGCTCAACCCGCGGACTTTCCTCCccgagcagagccaggaggtgCCGCCACacgtggcggcggcggcggcgggagcgcccTTCCCGGCGCATCCCTACCCCTACCAGTCGCCGGGCCTGCCCAGCCCGCCCTACGGCACCATGGACAGCTCCCACCTCTTCCACCTCAAGCCGCCGCACGCCTACGGCGCCGCGCTGGAGCCCTTCTTCGAGAGCGGGCTGGCGGAGGGCGCTAGCCCCGCCTTCGACGGGCCGCTCAGCCCGCCCCTCAGCGTGAACGGCAACTTCTCCTTCAAGCACGAGCCGGCCGCCGACTTCGACAAGAGCTACGCCTTCTCCATGCACtaccccgccgccgccgccgccgccgccgcgctggCCGCCGCGCCCGCCCACGCCGCCATCTTCCCGCCCGCCGCCTCCCGCTGCGAGATCCCGGTGGACGGGCTGGCGCCCTACGAGGGCCACCCGCACCACGAGCGCGTCCTCAGCGCCCAGCTCAACGCCATCTTCCACGACTGA
- the NEUROD1 gene encoding neurogenic differentiation factor 1 isoform X1 — protein sequence MQRLTMTKSYSESGLMGEPQPQGPPSWTDECLSSQDEEHEVDKKEEDLEGLHAEAEEDSLRNGEEEDEEDDLDEEEEEEEEEEDDDQKPKRRGPKKKKMTKARMERFKLRRMKANARERNRMHGLNAALDNLRKVVPCYSKTQKLSKIETLRLAKNYIWALSEILRSGKSPDLVSFVQTLCKGLSQPTTNLVAGCLQLNPRTFLPEQSQEVPPHVAAAAAGAPFPAHPYPYQSPGLPSPPYGTMDSSHLFHLKPPHAYGAALEPFFESGLAEGASPAFDGPLSPPLSVNGNFSFKHEPAADFDKSYAFSMHYPAAAAAAAALAAAPAHAAIFPPAASRCEIPVDGLAPYEGHPHHERVLSAQLNAIFHD from the coding sequence ATGCAGAGGCTCACCATGACCAAGTCGTACAGCGAGAGCGGGCTGATGGGCGAGCCCCAGCCGCAGGGCCCCCCGAGCTGGACGGACGAGTGCCTCAGCTCCCAGGACGAGGAGCACGAGGTggacaagaaggaggaggacCTGGAGGGTCTGCACGCCGAGGCCGAGGAGGACTCCCTGCGGAACggagaggaggaggacgaggaggacgACTTGGacgaagaggaggaggaagaggaggaggaggaagacgACGACCAGAAGCCCAAGAGGCGGGgccccaagaagaagaagatgacCAAGGCGCGCATGGAGCGCTTCAAGCTGCGGCGCATGAAGGCCAACGCCCGGGAGCGCAACCGCATGCACGGGCTGAACGcggccctggacaacctgcgcAAGGTGGTGCCCTGCTACTCCAAGACGCAGAAGCTCTCCAAGATCGAGACTCTGCGCCTGGCCAAGAACTACATCTGGGCGCTCTCTGAGATCCTCCGCTCGGGGAAGAGCCCGGACCTGGTGTCCTTTGTGCAGACCCTCTGCAAGGGCCTGTCACAGCCCACCACCAACTTGGTGGCCGGCTGCCTGCAGCTCAACCCGCGGACTTTCCTCCccgagcagagccaggaggtgCCGCCACacgtggcggcggcggcggcgggagcgcccTTCCCGGCGCATCCCTACCCCTACCAGTCGCCGGGCCTGCCCAGCCCGCCCTACGGCACCATGGACAGCTCCCACCTCTTCCACCTCAAGCCGCCGCACGCCTACGGCGCCGCGCTGGAGCCCTTCTTCGAGAGCGGGCTGGCGGAGGGCGCTAGCCCCGCCTTCGACGGGCCGCTCAGCCCGCCCCTCAGCGTGAACGGCAACTTCTCCTTCAAGCACGAGCCGGCCGCCGACTTCGACAAGAGCTACGCCTTCTCCATGCACtaccccgccgccgccgccgccgccgccgcgctggCCGCCGCGCCCGCCCACGCCGCCATCTTCCCGCCCGCCGCCTCCCGCTGCGAGATCCCGGTGGACGGGCTGGCGCCCTACGAGGGCCACCCGCACCACGAGCGCGTCCTCAGCGCCCAGCTCAACGCCATCTTCCACGACTGA